In Alphaproteobacteria bacterium, the following proteins share a genomic window:
- a CDS encoding NAD(P)H-dependent oxidoreductase, producing MAKHILILQGHPDPEPVHLCHALAMAYERGAAAAGHEVRQVAIARLDLPFVLNKADYDGGEANAGITAAQRDIAWAEHLIIIFPLWQGGLPARLKAFFEQALRPGFATTAVQDGRKWQKKLTGRSARVVITMGMPALAYRWFYGAHSLKALKRNLLGFVGIKPVRASLFGMVESKPERRQRWLTTMEALGRRGA from the coding sequence ATGGCAAAACATATCCTGATCCTGCAGGGCCATCCCGATCCCGAGCCGGTGCATCTTTGCCATGCACTCGCCATGGCCTATGAACGCGGCGCCGCCGCGGCGGGTCATGAGGTCCGGCAAGTGGCGATTGCCCGGCTCGATCTGCCCTTTGTGCTCAACAAGGCAGACTATGACGGCGGCGAAGCCAATGCCGGGATCACGGCAGCACAGCGAGACATCGCCTGGGCCGAACACCTGATCATCATCTTCCCGTTATGGCAGGGCGGGCTTCCGGCGCGGCTCAAAGCGTTCTTCGAGCAGGCGCTGCGCCCGGGCTTTGCCACCACTGCCGTGCAGGACGGCAGAAAGTGGCAGAAGAAACTGACCGGCCGCTCCGCCCGCGTGGTCATCACCATGGGTATGCCGGCCCTGGCCTATCGCTGGTTCTACGGTGCGCACAGCCTGAAGGCGCTGAAACGCAACCTTCTGGGCTTCGTCGGCATCAAGCCGGTTCGCGCCAGCCTGTTCGGCATGGTCGAGAGCAAACCGGAGCGACGACAGCGCTGGCTGACGACCATGGAAGCGCTTGGCCGGCGGGGCGCCTGA
- the glpX gene encoding class II fructose-bisphosphatase: protein MARPAAPALMQPARMDRNLALEVVRVTEAAALAASRMVGRGDEKLADQAAVDAMRAALNSLAISGTVVIGEGERDEAPMLYIGETVGAGGPEIDIALDPLEGTTITAKGGPNALAVVAMAEKGGFLNAPDTYMQKIAVGGGLPDGIIDIDAAPGDVLKEIAAAKKAKVGDLLVCIMDRPRHADLIESVRKSGARITLITDGDVSGVISTAQPETGVDIYMGIGGAPEGVLAAAALRCIGGQMQGRLVFRNDDEKARAARIGITDLARVYGLHELAGGEVMFAATGVTSGSMLRGVRRFAGGANTHSIVMRSKSGTVRTIEARHDFTRKTGFDPADR from the coding sequence ATGGCCAGACCCGCCGCCCCGGCGTTGATGCAGCCGGCCCGCATGGACCGCAACCTGGCCCTGGAGGTGGTGCGGGTGACGGAGGCGGCGGCGCTGGCCGCCTCGCGCATGGTCGGCCGCGGCGACGAGAAGCTGGCCGACCAGGCGGCCGTGGACGCCATGCGCGCGGCCCTCAACTCGCTGGCCATCTCCGGCACCGTGGTCATCGGCGAGGGGGAGCGCGACGAAGCGCCCATGCTCTATATCGGCGAGACAGTGGGCGCCGGCGGGCCGGAGATCGACATTGCCCTCGATCCGCTGGAGGGTACCACCATCACCGCCAAGGGCGGTCCCAATGCTCTTGCGGTGGTGGCCATGGCGGAGAAGGGCGGCTTCCTCAACGCCCCCGACACCTACATGCAGAAGATTGCCGTCGGCGGCGGCCTGCCTGACGGCATTATCGATATCGACGCCGCGCCCGGCGATGTCCTGAAAGAGATTGCCGCGGCGAAAAAGGCCAAGGTGGGGGATCTGCTGGTGTGCATCATGGACCGGCCGCGCCACGCCGATCTCATTGAGAGCGTGCGCAAGTCCGGCGCGCGCATCACCCTGATCACCGATGGTGATGTGTCGGGGGTCATTTCCACGGCGCAGCCCGAAACCGGTGTTGATATCTACATGGGCATCGGCGGCGCGCCGGAAGGCGTGCTGGCGGCGGCGGCGCTGCGTTGCATCGGTGGTCAGATGCAGGGCCGTCTGGTCTTCCGCAACGATGACGAGAAAGCGCGCGCCGCGCGTATCGGCATTACGGACCTGGCGCGGGTCTATGGCCTGCACGAACTGGCCGGCGGAGAGGTCATGTTCGCCGCCACCGGCGTCACCAGCGGCAGTATGCTGCGCGGTGTGCGGCGCTTTGCCGGCGGCGCCAATACCCACTCCATCGTTATGCGCTCGAAGTCGGGGACGGTGCGCACCATCGAGGCCCGCCACGATTTCACCCGCAAGACCGGCTTCGATCCGGCCGACCGCTAG
- the recJ gene encoding single-stranded-DNA-specific exonuclease RecJ, protein MFDGLSVSGRRWLLRAADDRLALTLAQRHDLPEPAARVLAGRGIGLAEAADFLAPTLRRLLPDPSTLADMDAAAGRLADAVQAGQAIALFGDYDVDGATSTALLRRFFAAVGAPATVMIPDRLTEGYGPTSAAMNRLAADGARLVITLDCGITAYGALETARDAGLDVVVVDHHAAEPKLPPAAAVVNPNRLDDTSGQGRLAAVGVAFLVAVATARELRRRGHFIATGRPEPDLMQWLDLVALGTVCDMVPLTGLNRALVAQGLKVMRRRANAGLAALADVAGLDATPDSGHLGFLLGPRVNAGGRVGQSATGSDLLASDDPVQAAALARRLDDWNRERQTLEAATVEDALALVEREVAAHGGHAACLFIARAGWHAGVIGLVASRLVERYARPAVVIALDDSGQGKGSARSIAGVDIGAAIIAARQKGLLLNGGGHPMAAGLTVAADKLEALRDFLAERIARVVTDRDLTPELTLDGALRVPAADRALWQSLSGLGPFGIGNGTPRFAVLRARFVTAEPVGRDGAHIRAILSDETGRGRLKAIAFRAGGQPLGQAMLAAARDGLGVALAGTLRADDWQGREGVQLIVEDVMTGAPQTAAS, encoded by the coding sequence TTGTTCGACGGCCTGTCGGTCAGCGGCCGGCGCTGGCTGCTGCGGGCCGCCGATGACCGTCTGGCGCTGACCCTGGCGCAGCGCCATGACCTGCCGGAGCCCGCCGCCCGGGTTCTCGCCGGCCGCGGTATCGGCCTGGCCGAGGCGGCTGATTTTCTGGCGCCCACGCTCCGTCGGCTGCTGCCGGATCCTTCCACCCTGGCGGATATGGACGCCGCCGCCGGCCGCCTGGCCGACGCGGTTCAGGCCGGCCAGGCCATCGCCCTGTTCGGCGACTATGACGTTGACGGCGCCACCTCCACCGCCCTGCTGCGGCGTTTTTTCGCCGCTGTCGGCGCGCCGGCGACGGTGATGATTCCCGACCGTCTGACCGAGGGCTATGGGCCGACCAGCGCGGCCATGAACCGCCTGGCCGCTGACGGCGCGCGTCTGGTGATCACCCTCGATTGCGGCATTACCGCCTACGGGGCGCTGGAAACCGCGCGCGATGCCGGCCTCGACGTGGTGGTGGTGGACCATCACGCGGCCGAGCCGAAGCTGCCGCCGGCCGCCGCCGTGGTAAACCCCAATCGCCTGGATGACACTTCCGGCCAGGGACGGCTGGCCGCTGTTGGGGTCGCCTTTCTGGTGGCCGTCGCCACCGCCCGCGAGCTGCGCCGGCGCGGCCACTTCATCGCCACCGGCCGGCCGGAGCCGGACCTCATGCAGTGGCTGGATCTGGTGGCGCTCGGCACCGTCTGCGACATGGTTCCGCTGACCGGGCTCAACCGCGCGCTGGTGGCTCAGGGGCTGAAGGTCATGCGCCGCCGGGCCAATGCCGGGCTTGCGGCTCTGGCCGACGTGGCCGGCCTCGATGCGACGCCGGACTCAGGGCATCTGGGCTTCCTGCTGGGCCCCCGCGTCAATGCCGGCGGCCGGGTCGGCCAGTCGGCCACCGGCTCCGACCTGCTGGCCAGTGACGATCCGGTGCAGGCGGCCGCCCTGGCGCGTCGTCTCGATGACTGGAACCGCGAGCGCCAGACTCTGGAGGCGGCGACGGTGGAGGACGCCCTGGCTCTGGTGGAGCGGGAGGTGGCCGCCCACGGTGGCCACGCCGCCTGCCTCTTTATCGCGCGCGCCGGCTGGCACGCCGGCGTTATCGGCCTGGTGGCCAGCCGCCTGGTGGAACGCTACGCCCGGCCGGCGGTGGTCATCGCCCTCGATGACAGCGGCCAGGGCAAGGGCTCGGCCCGCTCCATCGCCGGCGTGGACATAGGGGCGGCCATCATCGCGGCGCGCCAGAAGGGTTTGTTGCTCAACGGTGGCGGTCACCCCATGGCCGCCGGCCTGACGGTTGCCGCCGACAAGCTGGAGGCCCTGCGCGACTTCCTGGCGGAGCGTATCGCCCGCGTGGTGACCGACCGCGATCTGACGCCGGAGCTCACCCTGGACGGCGCACTCCGGGTGCCGGCCGCCGACCGTGCGCTGTGGCAGTCCTTGTCCGGCCTCGGCCCCTTCGGCATCGGCAACGGGACGCCACGCTTTGCGGTGCTGCGCGCCCGCTTCGTCACCGCGGAGCCGGTGGGCCGTGACGGCGCTCATATCCGCGCCATCCTCTCGGACGAAACCGGCCGCGGCCGGCTCAAGGCCATCGCCTTCCGCGCCGGCGGTCAGCCGCTGGGCCAGGCCATGCTGGCCGCCGCCCGCGATGGTCTGGGCGTGGCCCTGGCCGGAACGCTCAGGGCCGATGACTGGCAGGGTCGCGAAGGGGTGCAGCTCATCGTCGAAGACGTCATGACCGGCGCGCCTCAGACCGCTGCGTCCTAG
- a CDS encoding amidohydrolase family protein: MTIDCHVNIWKPEHFAPLYGEQMARVRADGEYGLKCDAQAVAAEMTGVDKAIIFSPRYGDSAGVEGDDETVAEAVAMFPDLFIGFAYADPRRDDCMEDLRHSIEELGLKGVKYGPIYNRVPLDDPRMTPVFEYCQANDLPLTMHMGTTFAENADADLGRPIHVDPVAARFPDLKIVMAHMGHPWWGECIAVARKRRNVY; the protein is encoded by the coding sequence ATGACCATCGACTGCCACGTCAATATCTGGAAGCCGGAGCACTTTGCCCCGCTTTACGGCGAGCAGATGGCGCGGGTGCGGGCCGACGGCGAATACGGTCTGAAATGCGATGCGCAGGCGGTGGCCGCCGAAATGACCGGCGTGGACAAGGCGATTATCTTCTCACCGCGTTATGGGGATTCCGCCGGGGTCGAAGGCGATGATGAAACCGTGGCCGAGGCGGTGGCCATGTTCCCCGACCTGTTCATCGGCTTCGCCTATGCCGATCCGCGGCGTGACGACTGTATGGAGGATCTGCGCCACAGTATCGAGGAGCTGGGCCTCAAGGGCGTCAAATACGGACCTATCTACAACCGTGTGCCACTGGACGACCCGCGCATGACGCCGGTCTTCGAATATTGCCAGGCCAACGACCTGCCCCTGACCATGCACATGGGCACCACCTTTGCGGAGAATGCGGACGCGGACCTGGGCCGGCCGATCCATGTGGACCCGGTGGCGGCACGTTTTCCGGACCTGAAGATTGTCATGGCCCATATGGGCCATCCCTGGTGGGGCGAGTGCATCGCCGTGGCGCGCAAGCGGCGCAACGTCTATTGA